The following proteins come from a genomic window of Iamia sp. SCSIO 61187:
- a CDS encoding pyridoxamine 5'-phosphate oxidase family protein, translating into MDARNLAELYDLPLLDWGAVTTRLSQEITQAPGTGGPHHHTWWLATIDADGAPHVAGIGGFWDREALWFQTGLTTRKGRNLTRDPRCTVSLATDQFDLVIEGTATVVEDPDEVAAFVQVAVDGGWPARVDASGTAVTADFSAPSAGPPPWHVFRLAPRRAMALALEEPGGATRWEL; encoded by the coding sequence ATGGACGCCCGCAACCTGGCCGAGCTGTACGACCTGCCCCTCCTCGACTGGGGGGCGGTGACGACCCGGCTCTCCCAGGAGATCACCCAGGCGCCGGGGACCGGCGGCCCGCACCACCACACCTGGTGGCTGGCGACGATCGACGCCGACGGCGCCCCGCACGTGGCCGGGATCGGCGGCTTCTGGGACCGGGAGGCCCTGTGGTTCCAGACCGGGCTCACCACGCGGAAGGGCCGCAACCTGACCCGCGACCCCCGGTGCACCGTCAGCCTCGCCACCGACCAGTTCGACCTGGTGATCGAGGGGACGGCGACCGTGGTCGAGGACCCCGACGAGGTGGCCGCCTTCGTCCAGGTCGCGGTCGACGGCGGGTGGCCGGCCCGCGTCGACGCGTCCGGGACGGCCGTCACCGCCGACTTCAGCGCCCCGTCGGCCGGCCCGCCGCCCTGGCACGTGTTCCGCCTCGCGCCCCGCCGAGCGATGGCCCTCGCCCTCGAGGAGCCCGGAGGCGCGACCCGGTGGGAGCTCTGA
- a CDS encoding SET domain-containing protein yields MPTVSSWISPRARKGTPSAISGRGLVALEDIAAGEVVAVKGGHIVDTATVRAQPPRLQNSEVQIAEGLHLMALAEEEYEPVMLFINHSCAPNVGFRGNTVLVAMVDVPAGEELTTDYALFDGTVWPEPIRCSCGAEACRGEVTGDDWRRPDLQRRFAGWFSTYLAERIAASGTMGP; encoded by the coding sequence ATGCCCACCGTCTCGTCCTGGATCTCGCCCCGCGCCCGCAAGGGCACGCCCAGCGCCATCTCCGGCCGCGGCCTCGTGGCCCTGGAGGACATCGCCGCCGGCGAGGTGGTCGCCGTCAAGGGCGGCCACATCGTCGACACCGCCACCGTGCGGGCCCAGCCCCCGCGCCTGCAGAACAGCGAGGTCCAGATCGCCGAGGGCCTGCACCTGATGGCCCTGGCCGAGGAGGAGTACGAGCCGGTGATGCTGTTCATCAACCACTCGTGCGCGCCCAACGTGGGCTTCCGGGGCAACACGGTGCTCGTCGCCATGGTCGACGTCCCCGCCGGCGAGGAGCTGACCACCGACTACGCGCTCTTCGACGGCACGGTGTGGCCCGAGCCCATCCGGTGCAGCTGCGGCGCCGAGGCGTGCCGGGGCGAGGTCACCGGCGACGACTGGCGACGCCCCGACCTCCAGCGGCGCTTCGCCGGCTGGTTCTCGACCTACCTCGCCGAGCGCATCGCAGCGTCGGGCACCATGGGGCCATGA
- a CDS encoding limonene-1,2-epoxide hydrolase family protein — protein sequence MSTPDATTASPAASTTPEIEVVLAFLGHLERMDVAAALDLVADDVVYQNVPLPPDRGRAAVARTLHGMMRLGSGFRVENHNIAANGPVVLTERTDVLSVGRVDAAFWVCGTFEVHDGRITLWRDRFDWVDFSLAWVRGGAKAALAAARARPAGAPTGG from the coding sequence ATGAGCACCCCCGACGCGACCACGGCCTCCCCCGCCGCCTCGACCACGCCCGAGATCGAGGTGGTGCTGGCGTTCCTCGGCCACCTCGAGCGCATGGACGTCGCCGCCGCCCTGGACCTGGTCGCCGACGACGTGGTGTACCAGAACGTGCCCCTGCCCCCCGACCGGGGCCGGGCCGCCGTCGCCCGCACCCTGCACGGGATGATGCGGCTGGGAAGCGGGTTCCGGGTCGAGAACCACAACATCGCCGCCAACGGTCCCGTCGTCTTGACCGAGCGCACCGACGTGTTGTCCGTCGGCCGGGTCGACGCCGCCTTCTGGGTGTGCGGCACCTTCGAGGTCCACGACGGGCGGATCACCCTCTGGCGGGACCGCTTCGACTGGGTCGACTTCTCCCTCGCCTGGGTCCGGGGCGGGGCCAAGGCGGCCCTCGCCGCCGCCCGCGCCCGGCCGGCGGGGGCCCCCACCGGTGGGTGA
- a CDS encoding AAA family ATPase: protein MGDLLVVSGPPGAGKTALAAAIADRWDPSVLIEGDAFFGFLRRGAIAPWRPEADAQNAVVAAATGAAAGRFAAGPAMVVYDGVVGPWFLPTFLGHAGLVSCSYAVVLPPLEQCLHGIRTRVGHGFTDEGAARHMHAQFAGAAIEARHLFANPPGAFEQTVEAIVAAHAAGTLATLAV, encoded by the coding sequence GTGGGTGACCTCCTGGTCGTCAGCGGACCGCCCGGGGCGGGCAAGACCGCCCTGGCGGCGGCGATCGCCGACCGGTGGGACCCGAGCGTCCTGATCGAGGGCGACGCCTTCTTCGGCTTCCTCCGTCGGGGGGCGATCGCGCCCTGGCGGCCCGAGGCCGACGCCCAGAACGCGGTGGTCGCGGCGGCCACGGGGGCGGCGGCGGGGCGCTTCGCCGCCGGCCCGGCGATGGTCGTCTACGATGGCGTCGTCGGGCCCTGGTTCCTGCCGACCTTCCTCGGCCATGCCGGGCTGGTCTCGTGCAGCTACGCCGTCGTGCTCCCCCCGCTCGAGCAGTGCCTGCACGGGATCCGGACCCGCGTGGGGCACGGGTTCACCGACGAGGGGGCGGCCCGGCACATGCACGCCCAGTTCGCCGGGGCGGCCATCGAGGCCCGGCACCTCTTCGCCAACCCGCCCGGTGCCTTCGAGCAGACGGTCGAGGCCATCGTCGCCGCCCACGCCGCCGGCACCCTGGCCACCCTGGCCGTCTGA
- a CDS encoding dihydroorotase: MADRSLVLTGGTVVDATGSRPADVVVVDGRIAAVGPDLDGDRVLDAGGCVVAPGLVDLHAHLRQPGKEEAETIETGSRCAVLGGFTAVVAMPNTTPTMDSVAVVREVAALGRTALCAVHPSAAITVDRAGDTLTPMADLADLGVRLFTDDGTGVQDGELMRRAMEVAVGLPHDVVLAQHCEDAVLAAGGAMHEGEWSARLGLTGQPHTAEEAMVARDIALATHTGARVHMQHMSTAGSVALIARARADGLAISAEATPHHMLLTHAEVASLDPVFKVNPPLRTEEDVAAVRAGVVDATLDVIATDHAPHTPAAKALPFPEAPPGMLGLEFALGVALAVLDLPLAEVLARLSWRPAAVAGLTDTQGGPVAVGRPANLCVIDPTAEWTVAAGATASLSRNIPYVGRTLRGRVRHTVVAGEPVVVDGSAQR; this comes from the coding sequence ATGGCTGACCGCTCCCTCGTCCTCACGGGCGGCACCGTCGTCGACGCGACCGGATCCCGGCCCGCCGACGTCGTCGTCGTCGACGGGCGCATCGCCGCCGTCGGTCCCGACCTCGACGGCGACCGGGTGCTCGACGCCGGCGGCTGCGTCGTGGCGCCGGGCCTGGTCGACCTCCACGCCCACCTCCGCCAGCCGGGCAAGGAGGAGGCCGAGACCATCGAGACCGGCAGCCGCTGCGCCGTGCTCGGCGGGTTCACGGCCGTGGTCGCCATGCCCAACACCACGCCCACCATGGACTCCGTCGCCGTGGTGCGCGAGGTGGCCGCCCTGGGCCGGACCGCCCTGTGCGCCGTCCACCCCTCCGCCGCCATCACCGTCGACCGGGCGGGGGACACCCTGACGCCGATGGCCGACCTGGCCGACCTCGGGGTCCGGCTCTTCACCGACGACGGCACGGGGGTCCAGGACGGCGAGCTCATGCGCCGGGCCATGGAGGTCGCCGTGGGCCTGCCCCATGACGTCGTCCTGGCCCAGCACTGCGAGGACGCCGTCCTCGCCGCCGGGGGCGCCATGCACGAGGGCGAGTGGTCGGCGCGCCTGGGCCTCACCGGCCAGCCCCACACCGCCGAGGAGGCCATGGTCGCCCGCGACATCGCCCTCGCGACGCACACCGGCGCCCGCGTCCACATGCAGCACATGTCGACGGCCGGGTCGGTCGCCCTCATCGCCCGGGCCCGGGCCGACGGGCTGGCCATCAGCGCCGAGGCCACCCCCCACCACATGCTGCTCACCCACGCCGAGGTCGCCTCGCTCGACCCCGTCTTCAAGGTCAACCCGCCGCTGCGCACCGAGGAGGACGTGGCGGCGGTGCGGGCCGGTGTGGTCGACGCCACCCTCGACGTGATCGCCACCGACCACGCCCCCCACACGCCGGCGGCCAAGGCCCTGCCCTTCCCCGAGGCGCCGCCGGGGATGCTCGGGCTCGAGTTCGCCCTCGGCGTCGCCCTGGCCGTGCTCGACCTGCCGCTGGCCGAGGTCCTGGCCCGCCTCTCCTGGCGGCCGGCGGCCGTCGCCGGGCTCACCGACACCCAGGGCGGCCCCGTCGCCGTCGGGCGCCCGGCCAACCTGTGCGTGATCGACCCCACGGCCGAGTGGACCGTCGCGGCCGGCGCCACCGCCAGCCTCAGCCGCAACATCCCCTACGTCGGCCGCACCCTCCGGGGCCGGGTCCGCCACACCGTCGTCGCCGGCGAGCCCGTCGTCGTCGACGGGTCCGCCCAGCGCTGA
- the pyrR gene encoding bifunctional pyr operon transcriptional regulator/uracil phosphoribosyltransferase PyrR: MAERERRISPPYGGVFVPRTRVLERDDVARAVWRMAHEIVERNHGLDQVVLVGLQTGGCWIADRLADALDTIEQVRPEVGVLDVASHRDDIGLRPVLPEEATDIPDDIDGSCVVLVDDVLFTGRTIRAALGALHDHGRPRSVQLAVMVDRGHRELPIRPDFVGKNLPTRRDEVVDVHPEGVDLGEMVR, encoded by the coding sequence ATGGCCGAGAGAGAGCGTCGCATCTCGCCGCCCTACGGCGGCGTGTTCGTGCCCCGGACACGGGTGCTCGAGCGGGACGACGTGGCCCGGGCCGTCTGGCGGATGGCCCACGAGATCGTCGAGCGCAACCACGGCCTGGACCAGGTCGTCCTCGTCGGTCTCCAGACCGGTGGCTGCTGGATCGCCGACCGGCTGGCCGACGCCCTCGACACCATCGAGCAGGTGCGCCCCGAGGTCGGCGTCCTCGACGTGGCGTCGCACCGCGACGACATCGGTCTGCGGCCGGTGCTGCCCGAGGAGGCGACCGACATCCCCGACGACATCGACGGGAGCTGCGTCGTGCTCGTCGACGACGTCTTGTTCACCGGGCGCACGATCCGGGCCGCCCTGGGCGCCCTGCACGACCACGGGCGGCCACGATCGGTGCAGCTGGCGGTGATGGTCGACCGGGGCCACCGCGAGCTGCCGATCCGGCCCGACTTCGTGGGCAAGAACCTTCCCACCCGGCGCGACGAGGTGGTCGACGTCCACCCCGAGGGCGTCGACCTGGGCGAGATGGTCCGGTGA
- a CDS encoding GNAT family N-acetyltransferase has product MAFPLPAPPLVSAAVGLRLRPWTVDDAPALAEAWAVPDIAAQATVPGSGTEADARRWIEGAAARREVGLSLDLVVGPVDGADVWGEVGLAPLRLTAAGAARDEVEVGWWVRPPHRRRGVATAAAGLLTRWAGDDLGVPRLVARIGRGDTASAGVARAVGLARLGPLGADRDLWATARPPV; this is encoded by the coding sequence ATGGCGTTCCCGCTCCCGGCCCCGCCGCTGGTGTCCGCCGCCGTGGGCCTGCGCCTCCGCCCGTGGACCGTCGACGACGCGCCGGCCCTGGCCGAGGCGTGGGCGGTCCCCGACATCGCCGCCCAGGCGACCGTGCCCGGGTCGGGCACCGAGGCGGACGCCCGCCGCTGGATCGAGGGCGCCGCGGCGCGCCGCGAGGTCGGGCTCTCCCTCGACCTGGTGGTCGGGCCCGTCGACGGCGCCGACGTGTGGGGCGAGGTGGGGCTGGCCCCGCTCCGGCTGACGGCGGCCGGGGCTGCCCGCGACGAGGTCGAGGTCGGGTGGTGGGTCCGGCCCCCGCACCGCCGTCGCGGCGTGGCCACCGCCGCCGCGGGCCTCCTCACCCGGTGGGCCGGCGACGACCTCGGGGTCCCCCGCCTGGTGGCCCGGATCGGCCGGGGCGACACCGCCTCGGCCGGCGTGGCCCGGGCCGTCGGCCTCGCCCGGCTCGGCCCGCTCGGTGCCGACCGGGACCTGTGGGCCACGGCGCGACCCCCCGTGTAG
- the nusB gene encoding transcription antitermination factor NusB: protein MPDRPGGVGSRREARERALGLLYEAEAKDTPGTAVLDAQPIEVDEYAADVVTGVADHRDALDEIIGRHARGWTVERMPALDRTILRMASYELCHRPDVPPNVIINEAVELAKRFSTDDSGRFVNGVLAAVASEQRGA, encoded by the coding sequence GTGCCTGACCGCCCCGGCGGGGTGGGGTCCCGGCGCGAGGCGCGCGAGCGGGCCCTCGGCCTGCTCTACGAGGCCGAGGCCAAGGACACCCCGGGCACCGCGGTGCTCGACGCCCAGCCCATCGAGGTCGACGAGTACGCCGCCGACGTGGTCACCGGCGTCGCCGACCACCGCGACGCCCTCGACGAGATCATCGGCCGCCACGCCCGGGGGTGGACGGTCGAGCGCATGCCCGCCCTCGATCGCACCATCCTCCGCATGGCGTCCTACGAGCTGTGCCACCGGCCCGACGTGCCGCCGAACGTGATCATCAACGAGGCCGTCGAGCTGGCCAAGCGCTTCTCGACCGACGACTCGGGTCGCTTCGTCAACGGGGTGCTGGCCGCCGTCGCCTCCGAGCAGCGCGGGGCCTGA
- the efp gene encoding elongation factor P, whose translation MATTTNDLKNGMVLDQDGKLLQVVEFQHVKPGKGPAFVRTKLRNVRTGSVVEKTFRAGEKVERVTIDKREMQYLYRDGDDYVFMDNASYEQLHVGPAALGDTAKFLVDGATVELQMHGDEIVGSELPAAVELKVADTEPGIQGDRVSGATKPATLETGHTLQVPLFVNIGDALKVDTRSGEYITRA comes from the coding sequence ATGGCCACCACCACCAACGACCTCAAGAACGGCATGGTCCTCGACCAGGACGGCAAGCTCCTCCAGGTCGTCGAGTTCCAGCACGTCAAGCCGGGCAAGGGCCCCGCCTTCGTCCGGACCAAGCTGCGCAACGTCCGCACCGGCTCGGTGGTGGAGAAGACCTTCCGGGCCGGGGAGAAGGTCGAGCGGGTCACCATCGACAAGCGCGAGATGCAGTACCTCTACCGCGACGGCGACGACTACGTCTTCATGGACAACGCCTCCTACGAGCAGCTGCACGTCGGCCCCGCCGCCCTGGGCGACACGGCCAAGTTCCTGGTCGACGGGGCCACCGTCGAGCTCCAGATGCACGGCGACGAGATCGTGGGCAGCGAGCTGCCGGCGGCCGTGGAGCTGAAGGTCGCCGACACCGAGCCCGGCATCCAGGGCGACCGCGTCTCGGGCGCCACCAAGCCGGCGACCCTCGAGACCGGCCACACCCTCCAGGTCCCGCTGTTCGTCAACATCGGCGACGCCCTCAAGGTCGACACCCGCTCCGGCGAGTACATCACCCGTGCCTGA
- a CDS encoding M24 family metallopeptidase produces the protein MDVAGRADRVRAGFDAAAIDALLVTDLSNVRYLTGFTGSAGRLLVTAERMLLVTDGRYAVQAPDQIGACGAVAEVAVGATIKEQDATLAAAAGPIRLGLEAASISWADQRRVAGAPWTADLVATDGVVEGPRQVKDAGEVARLARAAALADAALVTIAPMLNGGPTETEVGFALDTEMRRLGADGVSFETIVASGPNGARPHHRPGDRRIVDGDLVVIDFGALVDGYHSDMTRTFMVGEATATQQRMYDVVLAAQQAGVAAVRAGVEAREVDRTCRDVIAEAGWADAFGHGTGHGVGLVIHEDPRVSRVSTATLAAGHVVTVEPGVYLPDHGGVRIEDTVVVTDEGCSTLTLAPKDPSPAPA, from the coding sequence ATGGACGTGGCCGGCCGGGCCGACCGGGTGCGGGCCGGCTTCGACGCCGCCGCCATCGACGCCCTGCTGGTCACCGATCTCAGCAACGTGCGGTACCTGACCGGCTTCACCGGGTCGGCGGGCCGCCTCCTGGTGACGGCCGAGCGGATGCTGCTCGTCACCGACGGCCGCTACGCGGTCCAGGCGCCCGACCAGATCGGCGCGTGCGGCGCCGTCGCCGAGGTCGCCGTCGGCGCCACGATCAAGGAGCAGGACGCGACGCTCGCCGCCGCGGCCGGCCCCATCCGCCTCGGCCTGGAGGCGGCCTCCATCTCGTGGGCCGACCAGCGGCGGGTGGCGGGCGCGCCGTGGACGGCGGACCTGGTCGCCACCGACGGCGTGGTCGAGGGGCCCCGGCAGGTCAAGGACGCCGGGGAGGTGGCCCGGCTGGCCCGGGCCGCGGCCCTCGCCGACGCCGCCCTGGTCACCATCGCCCCCATGCTCAACGGGGGGCCGACCGAGACCGAGGTGGGCTTCGCCCTCGACACCGAGATGCGCCGCCTGGGTGCCGACGGCGTCAGCTTCGAGACGATCGTGGCCTCCGGCCCCAACGGGGCCCGACCGCACCACCGGCCGGGCGATCGGCGCATCGTCGACGGGGACCTCGTGGTCATCGACTTCGGGGCCCTGGTCGACGGGTACCACTCCGACATGACCCGCACGTTCATGGTGGGCGAGGCCACGGCGACCCAGCAGCGGATGTACGACGTCGTCCTCGCCGCCCAGCAGGCCGGCGTGGCCGCCGTGCGGGCCGGGGTGGAGGCGCGCGAGGTGGACCGCACCTGCCGCGACGTCATCGCCGAGGCGGGCTGGGCCGATGCCTTCGGGCACGGCACCGGCCACGGGGTGGGGCTGGTGATCCACGAGGACCCTCGGGTCTCGAGGGTCTCCACCGCTACACTCGCAGCCGGCCACGTCGTCACCGTCGAGCCCGGGGTCTACCTCCCCGACCACGGCGGCGTGCGCATCGAGGACACGGTGGTCGTCACCGACGAGGGGTGCTCGACCCTCACCCTCGCCCCCAAGGACCCCAGCCCCGCGCCCGCCTGA
- a CDS encoding type II 3-dehydroquinate dehydratase produces MPPPDDARTVLLLSGPNLNLLGERQPEIYGTATLADHVATATAEGERHGLVVEHLQSNHEGELVEAIHGARGRAAAIVINAGALTHYGWSLHDALAAFDGPVVELHLSNPGGREPWRHTSVIAPVAAGTVAGFGGDGYRLALDATAGLLARDAGNGSEAERAAGEPS; encoded by the coding sequence GTGCCCCCACCTGACGACGCCCGCACCGTGCTGCTGCTCTCCGGGCCCAACCTGAACCTCCTCGGCGAGCGCCAGCCCGAGATCTACGGCACCGCCACCCTGGCCGACCATGTGGCCACCGCCACCGCCGAGGGCGAGCGCCACGGCCTGGTGGTCGAGCACCTCCAGTCGAACCACGAGGGGGAGCTGGTCGAGGCGATCCACGGGGCCCGGGGGCGGGCCGCCGCCATCGTGATCAACGCCGGCGCCCTGACCCACTACGGCTGGTCGCTGCACGACGCCCTGGCCGCCTTCGACGGGCCGGTCGTCGAGCTCCACCTCTCGAACCCGGGCGGCCGCGAGCCCTGGCGGCACACCTCGGTGATCGCCCCCGTCGCCGCCGGCACCGTCGCCGGCTTCGGCGGTGACGGCTACCGCCTCGCCCTCGATGCCACCGCCGGCCTTCTGGCCCGGGATGCAGGGAACGGCTCCGAGGCGGAGCGTGCCGCCGGGGAGCCGTCGTGA